In Anomalospiza imberbis isolate Cuckoo-Finch-1a 21T00152 chromosome 10, ASM3175350v1, whole genome shotgun sequence, the following proteins share a genomic window:
- the LOC137479852 gene encoding cytochrome P450 2J6-like isoform X1 yields the protein MLTITQGFIVLVIFLLIVEFFRLQKACKQFPPGPTPLPLLGNLVHLNFQFHRDLLMELAKTHGNMYTLWFGWVPVIILNGFQAVKDGVTTHPEDVSGRLVSPFFRALAKGKGIILASGRSWKQQRRFGIMTLRNLGMGKKGLEHRVQEEASHLVEFFVNLKGRPVDPSFPLFHSISNVICAVVFGYHFSDEDKTFHELIHATEKIFRFAGSFVHQMYEILPWLLCRLPGPHKKVLACYDVLSSFARKEIRRHVERGIPAEPQDFIDFYLAEIEKSKEGAKPKYDEENLVYVINDLFLGGSETSSTTLYWGLLYMVVNPDIQAKVQEELDAVLGPSQLICYEDRRKLPYTNAVVHEIQRFSNIVFVGVPRLCVRNTTLLGFPVKKGTIVIPNIASVLYDPEQWETPRQFNPGHFLDKEGNFLPREAFLPFSAGHRVCLGEHLARTELFIFFASLLRAFTFRLPEGVTKISTEPVFGGTLQPHPYRVCAIPR from the exons ATGCTAACAATAACTCAAGGTTTTATAGTCCTTGTCATTTTTTTGTTAATTGTTGAGTTTTTCAGGCTGCAAAAAGCTTGCAAGCAATTCCCTCCTGGACCAACTCCTCTCCCATTGCTTGGAAACTTGGTGCACTTGAACTTTCAGTTTCATCGGGATCTTCTGATGGAG CTGGCAAAGACTCATGGTAACATGTACACTCTGTGGTTTGGGTGGGTCCCAGTGATTATACTGAATGGATTTCAAGCAGTGAAGGATGGTGTGACCACACACCCTGAAGATGTTTCTGGGAGGCTGGTGTCACCTTTCTTCAGAGCACTGGCCAAAGGAAAAG GTATTATACTTGCAAGTGGGCGCTCCTGGAAGCAGCAGAGACGTTTTGGAATAATGACTCTACGCAATTTGGGTATGGGGAAAAAAGGCCTGGAGCATCGAGTGCAAGAGGAGGCCTCTCACCTGGTGGAGTTTTTTGTGAACCTCAAAG GAAGACCTGTGGatccttctttccctcttttccattCTATTTCAAATGTAATTTGTGCTGTGGTTTTTGGATATCACTTCTCTGATGAGGACAAAACCTTCCATGAACTGATCCATGCTACAGAGAAAATATTCAGGTTTGCAGGTAGCTTTGTTCATCAG ATGTATGAaatcctgccctggctgctgtgtCGCCTCCCTGGGCCTCATAAGAAGGTGTTGGCTTGCTATGATGTCCTGAGTTCTTTTGCTAGGAAGGAGATCAGAAGACATGTAGAGAGAGGGATACCAGCTGAACCACAGGATTTCATTGACTTTTACCTGGCTGAGATTGAGAAA TCTAAAGAGGGGGCCAAGCCCAAATATGATGAAGAGAATTTGGTATATGTCATAAATGATCTTTTCCTTGGAGGATCAGAGACCTCAAGCACTACATTGTACTGGGGACTGCTCTATATGGTTGTGAATCCAGACATCCAAG CGAaagtgcaggaggagctggatgCTGTTCTGGGTCCTTCCCAGTTAATTTGTTATGAGGATCGCAGAAAACTGCCCTACACAAATGCTGTGGTTCATGAGATTCAGCGCTTCAGCAACATTGTCTTTGTTGGTGTCCCCAGATTGTGTGTGAGGAACACAACTCTGCTGGGGTTCCCTGTCAAAAAG GGCACCATTGTTATACCAAATATAGCATCTGTTCTGTATGACCCTGAGCAGTGGGAGACACCTCGACAGTTCAACCCTGGCCATTTTCTGGATAAAGAAGGAAACTTTCTACCTCGAGAAGCTTTCTTACCATTCTCAGCAG GGCACCGGGTGTGTTTGGGGGAGCACTTAGCCAGGACCGAgctcttcattttctttgccAGCCTGCTGCGGGCGTTCACCTTCCGCCTCCCCGAGGGAGTGACCAAGATCAGCACGGAGCCCGTTTTTGGGGGCACTCTGCAGCCCCACCCCTACAGGGTCTGTGCCATCCCACGCTag
- the LOC137479852 gene encoding cytochrome P450 2J6-like isoform X3 — translation MELAKTHGNMYTLWFGWVPVIILNGFQAVKDGVTTHPEDVSGRLVSPFFRALAKGKGIILASGRSWKQQRRFGIMTLRNLGMGKKGLEHRVQEEASHLVEFFVNLKGRPVDPSFPLFHSISNVICAVVFGYHFSDEDKTFHELIHATEKIFRFAGSFVHQMYEILPWLLCRLPGPHKKVLACYDVLSSFARKEIRRHVERGIPAEPQDFIDFYLAEIEKSKEGAKPKYDEENLVYVINDLFLGGSETSSTTLYWGLLYMVVNPDIQAKVQEELDAVLGPSQLICYEDRRKLPYTNAVVHEIQRFSNIVFVGVPRLCVRNTTLLGFPVKKGTIVIPNIASVLYDPEQWETPRQFNPGHFLDKEGNFLPREAFLPFSAGHRVCLGEHLARTELFIFFASLLRAFTFRLPEGVTKISTEPVFGGTLQPHPYRVCAIPR, via the exons ATGGAG CTGGCAAAGACTCATGGTAACATGTACACTCTGTGGTTTGGGTGGGTCCCAGTGATTATACTGAATGGATTTCAAGCAGTGAAGGATGGTGTGACCACACACCCTGAAGATGTTTCTGGGAGGCTGGTGTCACCTTTCTTCAGAGCACTGGCCAAAGGAAAAG GTATTATACTTGCAAGTGGGCGCTCCTGGAAGCAGCAGAGACGTTTTGGAATAATGACTCTACGCAATTTGGGTATGGGGAAAAAAGGCCTGGAGCATCGAGTGCAAGAGGAGGCCTCTCACCTGGTGGAGTTTTTTGTGAACCTCAAAG GAAGACCTGTGGatccttctttccctcttttccattCTATTTCAAATGTAATTTGTGCTGTGGTTTTTGGATATCACTTCTCTGATGAGGACAAAACCTTCCATGAACTGATCCATGCTACAGAGAAAATATTCAGGTTTGCAGGTAGCTTTGTTCATCAG ATGTATGAaatcctgccctggctgctgtgtCGCCTCCCTGGGCCTCATAAGAAGGTGTTGGCTTGCTATGATGTCCTGAGTTCTTTTGCTAGGAAGGAGATCAGAAGACATGTAGAGAGAGGGATACCAGCTGAACCACAGGATTTCATTGACTTTTACCTGGCTGAGATTGAGAAA TCTAAAGAGGGGGCCAAGCCCAAATATGATGAAGAGAATTTGGTATATGTCATAAATGATCTTTTCCTTGGAGGATCAGAGACCTCAAGCACTACATTGTACTGGGGACTGCTCTATATGGTTGTGAATCCAGACATCCAAG CGAaagtgcaggaggagctggatgCTGTTCTGGGTCCTTCCCAGTTAATTTGTTATGAGGATCGCAGAAAACTGCCCTACACAAATGCTGTGGTTCATGAGATTCAGCGCTTCAGCAACATTGTCTTTGTTGGTGTCCCCAGATTGTGTGTGAGGAACACAACTCTGCTGGGGTTCCCTGTCAAAAAG GGCACCATTGTTATACCAAATATAGCATCTGTTCTGTATGACCCTGAGCAGTGGGAGACACCTCGACAGTTCAACCCTGGCCATTTTCTGGATAAAGAAGGAAACTTTCTACCTCGAGAAGCTTTCTTACCATTCTCAGCAG GGCACCGGGTGTGTTTGGGGGAGCACTTAGCCAGGACCGAgctcttcattttctttgccAGCCTGCTGCGGGCGTTCACCTTCCGCCTCCCCGAGGGAGTGACCAAGATCAGCACGGAGCCCGTTTTTGGGGGCACTCTGCAGCCCCACCCCTACAGGGTCTGTGCCATCCCACGCTag
- the LOC137479852 gene encoding cytochrome P450 2J6-like isoform X4, with product MLAKTHGNMYTLWFGWVPVIILNGFQAVKDGVTTHPEDVSGRLVSPFFRALAKGKGIILASGRSWKQQRRFGIMTLRNLGMGKKGLEHRVQEEASHLVEFFVNLKGRPVDPSFPLFHSISNVICAVVFGYHFSDEDKTFHELIHATEKIFRFAGSFVHQMYEILPWLLCRLPGPHKKVLACYDVLSSFARKEIRRHVERGIPAEPQDFIDFYLAEIEKSKEGAKPKYDEENLVYVINDLFLGGSETSSTTLYWGLLYMVVNPDIQAKVQEELDAVLGPSQLICYEDRRKLPYTNAVVHEIQRFSNIVFVGVPRLCVRNTTLLGFPVKKGTIVIPNIASVLYDPEQWETPRQFNPGHFLDKEGNFLPREAFLPFSAGHRVCLGEHLARTELFIFFASLLRAFTFRLPEGVTKISTEPVFGGTLQPHPYRVCAIPR from the exons ATG CTGGCAAAGACTCATGGTAACATGTACACTCTGTGGTTTGGGTGGGTCCCAGTGATTATACTGAATGGATTTCAAGCAGTGAAGGATGGTGTGACCACACACCCTGAAGATGTTTCTGGGAGGCTGGTGTCACCTTTCTTCAGAGCACTGGCCAAAGGAAAAG GTATTATACTTGCAAGTGGGCGCTCCTGGAAGCAGCAGAGACGTTTTGGAATAATGACTCTACGCAATTTGGGTATGGGGAAAAAAGGCCTGGAGCATCGAGTGCAAGAGGAGGCCTCTCACCTGGTGGAGTTTTTTGTGAACCTCAAAG GAAGACCTGTGGatccttctttccctcttttccattCTATTTCAAATGTAATTTGTGCTGTGGTTTTTGGATATCACTTCTCTGATGAGGACAAAACCTTCCATGAACTGATCCATGCTACAGAGAAAATATTCAGGTTTGCAGGTAGCTTTGTTCATCAG ATGTATGAaatcctgccctggctgctgtgtCGCCTCCCTGGGCCTCATAAGAAGGTGTTGGCTTGCTATGATGTCCTGAGTTCTTTTGCTAGGAAGGAGATCAGAAGACATGTAGAGAGAGGGATACCAGCTGAACCACAGGATTTCATTGACTTTTACCTGGCTGAGATTGAGAAA TCTAAAGAGGGGGCCAAGCCCAAATATGATGAAGAGAATTTGGTATATGTCATAAATGATCTTTTCCTTGGAGGATCAGAGACCTCAAGCACTACATTGTACTGGGGACTGCTCTATATGGTTGTGAATCCAGACATCCAAG CGAaagtgcaggaggagctggatgCTGTTCTGGGTCCTTCCCAGTTAATTTGTTATGAGGATCGCAGAAAACTGCCCTACACAAATGCTGTGGTTCATGAGATTCAGCGCTTCAGCAACATTGTCTTTGTTGGTGTCCCCAGATTGTGTGTGAGGAACACAACTCTGCTGGGGTTCCCTGTCAAAAAG GGCACCATTGTTATACCAAATATAGCATCTGTTCTGTATGACCCTGAGCAGTGGGAGACACCTCGACAGTTCAACCCTGGCCATTTTCTGGATAAAGAAGGAAACTTTCTACCTCGAGAAGCTTTCTTACCATTCTCAGCAG GGCACCGGGTGTGTTTGGGGGAGCACTTAGCCAGGACCGAgctcttcattttctttgccAGCCTGCTGCGGGCGTTCACCTTCCGCCTCCCCGAGGGAGTGACCAAGATCAGCACGGAGCCCGTTTTTGGGGGCACTCTGCAGCCCCACCCCTACAGGGTCTGTGCCATCCCACGCTag
- the LOC137479852 gene encoding cytochrome P450 2J6-like isoform X2, with protein sequence MLTITQGFIVLVIFLLIVEFFRLQKACKQFPPGPTPLPLLGNLVHLNFQFHRDLLMELAKTHGNMYTLWFGWVPVIILNGFQAVKDGVTTHPEDVSGRLVSPFFRALAKGKGIILASGRSWKQQRRFGIMTLRNLGMGKKGLEHRVQEEASHLVEFFVNLKGRPVDPSFPLFHSISNVICAVVFGYHFSDEDKTFHELIHATEKIFRFAGSFVHQMYEILPWLLCRLPGPHKKVLACYDVLSSFARKEIRRHVERGIPAEPQDFIDFYLAEIEKSKEGAKPKYDEENLVYVINDLFLGGSETSSTTLYWGLLYMVVNPDIQAKVQEELDAVLGPSQLICYEDRRKLPYTNAVVHEIQRFSNIVFVGVPRLCVRNTTLLGFPVKKGTIVIPNIASVLYDPEQWETPRQFNPGHFLDKEGNFLPREAFLPFSAELKIQL encoded by the exons ATGCTAACAATAACTCAAGGTTTTATAGTCCTTGTCATTTTTTTGTTAATTGTTGAGTTTTTCAGGCTGCAAAAAGCTTGCAAGCAATTCCCTCCTGGACCAACTCCTCTCCCATTGCTTGGAAACTTGGTGCACTTGAACTTTCAGTTTCATCGGGATCTTCTGATGGAG CTGGCAAAGACTCATGGTAACATGTACACTCTGTGGTTTGGGTGGGTCCCAGTGATTATACTGAATGGATTTCAAGCAGTGAAGGATGGTGTGACCACACACCCTGAAGATGTTTCTGGGAGGCTGGTGTCACCTTTCTTCAGAGCACTGGCCAAAGGAAAAG GTATTATACTTGCAAGTGGGCGCTCCTGGAAGCAGCAGAGACGTTTTGGAATAATGACTCTACGCAATTTGGGTATGGGGAAAAAAGGCCTGGAGCATCGAGTGCAAGAGGAGGCCTCTCACCTGGTGGAGTTTTTTGTGAACCTCAAAG GAAGACCTGTGGatccttctttccctcttttccattCTATTTCAAATGTAATTTGTGCTGTGGTTTTTGGATATCACTTCTCTGATGAGGACAAAACCTTCCATGAACTGATCCATGCTACAGAGAAAATATTCAGGTTTGCAGGTAGCTTTGTTCATCAG ATGTATGAaatcctgccctggctgctgtgtCGCCTCCCTGGGCCTCATAAGAAGGTGTTGGCTTGCTATGATGTCCTGAGTTCTTTTGCTAGGAAGGAGATCAGAAGACATGTAGAGAGAGGGATACCAGCTGAACCACAGGATTTCATTGACTTTTACCTGGCTGAGATTGAGAAA TCTAAAGAGGGGGCCAAGCCCAAATATGATGAAGAGAATTTGGTATATGTCATAAATGATCTTTTCCTTGGAGGATCAGAGACCTCAAGCACTACATTGTACTGGGGACTGCTCTATATGGTTGTGAATCCAGACATCCAAG CGAaagtgcaggaggagctggatgCTGTTCTGGGTCCTTCCCAGTTAATTTGTTATGAGGATCGCAGAAAACTGCCCTACACAAATGCTGTGGTTCATGAGATTCAGCGCTTCAGCAACATTGTCTTTGTTGGTGTCCCCAGATTGTGTGTGAGGAACACAACTCTGCTGGGGTTCCCTGTCAAAAAG GGCACCATTGTTATACCAAATATAGCATCTGTTCTGTATGACCCTGAGCAGTGGGAGACACCTCGACAGTTCAACCCTGGCCATTTTCTGGATAAAGAAGGAAACTTTCTACCTCGAGAAGCTTTCTTACCATTCTCAGCAG AACTGAAAATCCAGTTGTAA